Proteins encoded in a region of the uncultured Erythrobacter sp. genome:
- the purD gene encoding phosphoribosylamine--glycine ligase, protein MNVLLLGGGGREHALAWKLAQSPSLTALYAAPGNPGIAECAKLVTINADNHEAVALFCKVNDIALVVVGPEAPLVDGLADSMRAEGIAVFGPSQAAAQLEGSKGFTKDLCERAGIPTGAYVRTTALDEARAALTRFQPPYVLKADGLAAGKGVVIAEGIEQAEIALADMFGGQFGEAGAEVVIEEFLSGEEASFFALTDGETILPFGTAQDHKRVGEGDVGPNTGGMGAYSPAPVLTAELQQRAIDEIIRPTVETMRAEGMPYSGVLYAGLMLTADGPKLIEYNCRFGDPECQVLMMRFQGDLVKVMLACAKGELAGIEAQFAEDTALTVVMAAKGYPGSAEKGGVINLGEAEAEGAKVFHAGTAMKDGALVANGGRVLNVTAMGANVTEAQAAAYRAVDAVQFESGFCRRDIGWREIERENNR, encoded by the coding sequence ATGAATGTCCTTTTGCTTGGCGGTGGAGGCCGTGAACATGCGCTGGCGTGGAAGCTGGCGCAATCCCCCAGCCTGACCGCGCTGTACGCTGCCCCCGGAAATCCCGGAATCGCCGAATGCGCCAAACTGGTGACCATCAACGCGGACAATCACGAGGCAGTGGCGCTGTTCTGCAAGGTCAACGACATCGCGCTCGTCGTGGTCGGCCCCGAAGCGCCGCTGGTAGACGGCCTTGCCGACAGCATGCGGGCCGAGGGCATTGCGGTGTTCGGCCCGTCACAGGCCGCCGCTCAGCTCGAAGGTTCGAAGGGCTTCACCAAGGATCTGTGCGAGCGCGCGGGCATCCCCACCGGCGCCTATGTACGTACCACTGCGCTCGACGAAGCCCGCGCGGCTCTGACCCGCTTTCAGCCGCCGTATGTGCTGAAGGCAGACGGTCTCGCAGCGGGCAAAGGTGTGGTGATCGCCGAAGGGATCGAGCAGGCGGAAATCGCACTCGCTGACATGTTTGGCGGACAATTCGGCGAAGCCGGAGCCGAAGTGGTGATTGAGGAGTTCCTCTCCGGCGAGGAAGCGAGCTTCTTCGCCCTGACCGATGGCGAGACGATACTCCCGTTCGGCACGGCGCAAGATCACAAGCGTGTAGGCGAAGGCGATGTAGGGCCGAACACAGGCGGCATGGGCGCCTACTCCCCCGCCCCGGTGCTGACTGCTGAGCTGCAACAGCGCGCCATCGACGAAATCATCCGCCCAACGGTCGAAACCATGCGCGCCGAGGGCATGCCCTATTCAGGCGTGCTCTATGCCGGGCTGATGCTGACGGCCGACGGCCCGAAGCTGATCGAATACAATTGCCGTTTCGGCGACCCCGAATGCCAGGTGCTGATGATGCGCTTTCAGGGCGATTTGGTGAAGGTAATGCTGGCCTGCGCGAAGGGCGAGTTGGCGGGCATTGAGGCGCAGTTCGCCGAGGACACCGCGCTAACCGTGGTGATGGCCGCCAAGGGCTATCCCGGATCTGCGGAAAAGGGCGGCGTAATCAATCTTGGAGAGGCTGAGGCAGAGGGCGCGAAAGTCTTCCATGCCGGGACAGCGATGAAGGACGGCGCGTTGGTTGCGAATGGTGGCCGCGTGCTGAACGTGACTGCAATGGGCGCGAACGTCACCGAGGCACAGGCAGCAGCGTATCGCGCGGTGGATGCGGTGCAGTTCGAGAGCGGATTCTGCCGGCGGGATATTGGCTGGCGGGAAATTGAGCGGGAGAACAATAGATGA
- the xseA gene encoding exodeoxyribonuclease VII large subunit — protein sequence MARAPTSSDDPAGLVARERQGDNAQPLSITEISTLLKRTVEERFGYVRLRGELSGVKRAASGHLYCALKDEKAVLDGVMWRGSTNRLAFVPEDGLEVIATGKLTTYAGRSKYQIVIDSLEIAGEGALLALLEKTRARLEAEGLFARERKKPLPFLPKTIGVVTSPTGSVIRDILHRLADRFPSHVIVWPVLVQGQGAAEQVSAAIRVFSELDPNDAVPRPDLLIVARGGGSIEDLWGFNEETVVRAIAECTIPVISAVGHETDTTLADHAADRRAPTPSAAAEMAVPVRVDLEATLADFAARQRRAVHRPVEMGRERLEARVRRMPRMETLLQPQAQRLDELSERLRRGLTDRAGQGREQLAGIAARLSPTTLGRAQTDAQRRLDRVRLVPALVERPIREGRERLASLTRIASQLHPEKPLERGYAIVRDPSGKALTGKVQAAKEKALSLQFKDGALEVGVGSVPPPVKPTPVRKPPKKTTRNTAPPTQDDLFG from the coding sequence ATGGCGCGCGCTCCTACCTCATCCGACGATCCAGCAGGGCTGGTAGCGCGCGAGCGGCAGGGCGACAACGCGCAGCCGCTGTCGATCACCGAGATTTCGACACTGCTGAAACGGACGGTCGAGGAGAGGTTCGGCTATGTCCGGCTGCGCGGGGAATTGTCGGGCGTGAAGCGGGCGGCTTCAGGGCACCTTTACTGCGCACTCAAGGACGAGAAAGCGGTGCTGGACGGAGTGATGTGGCGCGGCAGCACCAATCGCCTCGCTTTCGTTCCCGAAGACGGGTTGGAGGTGATCGCGACCGGCAAGCTGACGACCTATGCTGGGCGCTCGAAATACCAGATCGTGATCGATAGCCTGGAGATCGCGGGCGAGGGCGCGCTGCTAGCGCTGCTGGAGAAAACCCGCGCGCGGCTGGAGGCCGAGGGGCTGTTTGCGAGGGAGCGCAAGAAGCCTCTTCCGTTCCTGCCCAAGACCATCGGCGTGGTCACGTCACCAACCGGATCGGTTATTCGCGATATCCTGCACCGGCTCGCGGATCGATTTCCCAGCCATGTTATCGTCTGGCCGGTGCTGGTGCAGGGGCAGGGCGCAGCGGAACAGGTTTCCGCAGCGATTCGAGTGTTTTCTGAACTTGATCCTAACGACGCAGTGCCGCGCCCCGATCTGCTGATCGTTGCGCGCGGAGGCGGTTCGATCGAGGATTTGTGGGGCTTCAACGAAGAGACAGTGGTTCGCGCCATCGCCGAATGTACCATTCCGGTTATTTCTGCAGTCGGACACGAGACCGATACGACGCTGGCAGACCACGCTGCCGATCGCCGTGCTCCAACTCCTAGTGCTGCGGCGGAAATGGCGGTCCCGGTACGCGTGGACCTCGAAGCCACGCTGGCCGATTTTGCCGCGCGTCAACGCCGGGCTGTGCACCGCCCGGTTGAAATGGGACGTGAACGCCTCGAGGCGCGGGTCCGCCGAATGCCGCGGATGGAGACCCTGCTGCAACCGCAAGCGCAGCGGCTCGACGAATTGTCAGAACGGCTGCGGCGAGGGCTAACCGACCGTGCAGGTCAGGGCCGCGAGCAATTAGCCGGGATCGCCGCGCGGCTTTCTCCGACTACACTTGGCCGGGCGCAAACCGACGCGCAAAGACGTCTGGACCGAGTGAGGCTCGTTCCGGCCCTGGTCGAACGCCCGATCAGGGAAGGTCGCGAGCGGCTCGCCTCCCTTACCCGCATCGCAAGCCAGCTCCATCCGGAGAAGCCACTGGAACGCGGCTATGCCATCGTGCGCGACCCCTCGGGCAAAGCGCTGACTGGAAAGGTGCAGGCTGCGAAGGAAAAAGCGCTCAGCTTGCAGTTCAAGGACGGCGCGCTCGAAGTCGGAGTCGGGTCCGTTCCGCCACCCGTCAAGCCAACGCCTGTGCGCAAGCCGCCCAAAAAAACGACTCGAAACACTGCTCCGCCGACCCAAGATGATTTGTTCGGTTAA
- a CDS encoding M23 family metallopeptidase: protein MSLSTMRWAKMAIAGLGLAGLMSCTGSEAAAPETASAPEAEQTLASEQTYTPTIEDGRPFPEPLNDPVLPPAPVNLNTSFSYSGELTQGGFIRGVVPDGTVRASLGGQELEIAEDGTFFAAFDRDSAGSLKLSATNASRQTVTEALTVSPRKWNIERVNVSRRGGRSSEAYWKIRKPEYEAINAARAKVTDADGWKQDFIWPVKGRISGRFGRQRIYRGEPGSYHSGIDIAPGNGVPYVAPADGVVVLARMGFSLEGGLIIIDHGMGLNSAFLHSSKIAVKEGEVVKQGQYIGNVGSTGRATGPHLHWGLKWNSARLDPLLFVGPMN from the coding sequence ATGAGTCTATCGACCATGCGATGGGCGAAAATGGCAATCGCTGGGCTGGGGCTGGCTGGCCTGATGAGCTGCACCGGCAGCGAAGCTGCGGCGCCTGAAACGGCTTCGGCCCCCGAGGCTGAGCAGACCCTCGCATCCGAGCAGACCTACACCCCGACGATCGAAGATGGGCGGCCCTTTCCGGAGCCGTTGAACGACCCAGTCTTGCCGCCAGCGCCGGTCAATCTGAACACCAGCTTTTCGTATTCGGGCGAGTTGACGCAAGGCGGCTTTATCCGCGGGGTTGTGCCTGATGGCACAGTCCGCGCTTCGCTTGGGGGACAAGAATTGGAAATCGCAGAGGACGGAACGTTCTTCGCCGCTTTCGACCGTGACAGTGCGGGTTCCCTGAAACTCTCCGCTACGAATGCGTCGAGGCAGACCGTCACCGAAGCGCTGACAGTCAGCCCGCGCAAATGGAACATTGAGCGGGTGAATGTTTCGCGCCGGGGCGGACGCTCCAGCGAAGCCTATTGGAAGATCCGTAAGCCGGAATACGAAGCGATCAACGCCGCCCGCGCCAAAGTGACCGACGCCGATGGCTGGAAGCAGGATTTCATCTGGCCGGTAAAGGGGCGCATTTCGGGCCGCTTCGGGCGCCAGCGAATCTATCGCGGCGAGCCAGGGAGCTATCATTCCGGTATCGACATCGCGCCCGGTAATGGGGTGCCCTATGTTGCGCCTGCTGATGGTGTGGTGGTGCTTGCACGGATGGGTTTCAGCCTCGAAGGCGGGCTGATCATCATCGATCACGGCATGGGCCTTAACAGCGCGTTCCTGCACTCATCGAAGATTGCGGTGAAGGAAGGTGAGGTGGTGAAGCAGGGCCAGTATATCGGCAATGTCGGTTCGACTGGCCGTGCGACGGGCCCGCATCTGCACTGGGGTCTCAAATGGAATAGCGCGCGGCTCGATCCACTGCTGTTTGTGGGGCCGATGAACTGA
- a CDS encoding esterase-like activity of phytase family protein produces the protein MSRPKRLIAGIVLAMICAPGTWLRSEVPKSPTEDISVTKIAGANDTSIKGWTLEGIWHAEAYNLMFGGFSAMFALQDDTLRAFSDRGTRFTLTEPDQPSTVRNVVRQLVQPGRAKELWDIESATRDPETGAYWLGFENVHTVHRFTVASEIDGLRDLDDEVDWTINSGAEAMVRLTDGRFVILPEGSTEGLIFAGDPVSGVESQSFTYRNPAYSHAATDMAQLPDGRVLVLLRNLDFGWHGWPPFESKLAIGAPPQAGEEWAPEITLDLAGVVPRENYEGLAIRPRADGKLTVWLVSDDNLSAFQRTLLVKLTFDPEFEEPASDESQTKQKARK, from the coding sequence ATGAGTCGGCCAAAACGGCTGATTGCGGGCATCGTATTGGCGATGATCTGCGCACCCGGAACGTGGTTGCGATCCGAAGTTCCGAAAAGCCCGACTGAAGATATTTCCGTGACCAAGATCGCCGGTGCCAACGATACCTCTATCAAGGGCTGGACCCTTGAAGGGATATGGCACGCCGAAGCCTACAACCTGATGTTCGGCGGCTTTTCCGCGATGTTTGCACTTCAGGATGACACGCTGCGGGCATTTTCGGATCGCGGCACACGGTTCACACTGACCGAGCCGGACCAGCCCTCGACCGTGCGCAATGTCGTTCGCCAGCTGGTTCAGCCGGGCCGCGCCAAGGAATTGTGGGACATCGAATCCGCCACCCGCGACCCGGAAACCGGGGCCTATTGGCTCGGGTTCGAGAACGTCCACACCGTACATCGCTTTACCGTCGCCAGCGAAATCGATGGTCTGCGCGATCTCGATGACGAGGTCGACTGGACGATCAATTCGGGCGCGGAAGCGATGGTTCGGCTTACGGATGGGCGGTTCGTGATCCTGCCCGAAGGATCGACCGAAGGGCTGATCTTCGCAGGCGATCCCGTGTCGGGCGTGGAATCGCAGAGCTTCACCTATCGCAACCCGGCATACAGCCACGCGGCAACCGATATGGCGCAATTGCCCGACGGGCGCGTGCTGGTGCTGCTGCGCAATCTCGATTTTGGCTGGCACGGCTGGCCGCCATTTGAAAGCAAGCTGGCGATTGGCGCGCCGCCTCAGGCTGGTGAGGAATGGGCGCCGGAAATAACGCTCGATCTGGCAGGTGTGGTCCCGCGCGAGAATTACGAAGGGTTGGCGATCAGGCCTCGGGCCGATGGCAAGCTTACCGTGTGGCTCGTGTCCGACGACAACTTGTCCGCGTTTCAGCGGACCCTGCTCGTGAAGCTGACATTCGACCCAGAGTTTGAAGAGCCAGCTTCGGATGAAAGCCAGACAAAGCAAAAGGCGCGCAAGTAG
- a CDS encoding STAS/SEC14 domain-containing protein, translating into MIEIEQLAPDAHRIVVMAEFRQDDAKRIVDFAKEQLDSGGGGSLLIDLTSMAGFSFSAVTVELAHLPSALRYAYRLDRIAIISDEEWIRSAARVESALMPGLTYEVYDEDEADTARAWVLGEEESPHKGAIRELDIGKPEIAVFELNGRLDRDESERGVAMVRARLEAPDCSRLMLIIKGWHGFDVDTMFSSQVMGGKLDLIGKLDRYAIVGGPDWIGGMASVIGALLKPEIRSFDLDEQVEALDWLKGERATSSRDSELIE; encoded by the coding sequence ATGATTGAGATCGAACAGCTAGCCCCCGACGCCCATCGCATTGTTGTGATGGCAGAATTTCGCCAGGACGATGCCAAGAGAATCGTCGATTTTGCCAAGGAACAACTCGATTCCGGAGGAGGCGGCAGCCTGCTGATCGACCTGACATCGATGGCCGGGTTCTCGTTTTCGGCGGTCACGGTCGAGTTGGCACATCTGCCCAGCGCGCTCAGATACGCTTACCGGCTGGACCGGATTGCGATCATCTCAGACGAGGAATGGATCCGGAGCGCAGCGCGCGTCGAAAGCGCGCTGATGCCGGGTCTGACCTACGAAGTGTATGACGAAGATGAAGCCGACACCGCCCGCGCATGGGTGCTGGGAGAGGAAGAGTCGCCGCACAAGGGCGCGATCCGCGAACTCGATATCGGCAAGCCCGAAATCGCGGTGTTCGAGTTGAACGGACGCCTCGACCGGGACGAATCCGAACGCGGTGTCGCCATGGTCCGCGCCCGGCTGGAGGCCCCAGATTGCTCCCGGCTGATGCTGATAATCAAAGGGTGGCACGGCTTCGATGTCGACACGATGTTCAGCAGTCAGGTGATGGGCGGTAAGCTCGACCTGATCGGCAAGCTTGATCGCTACGCCATCGTCGGCGGACCTGATTGGATTGGCGGTATGGCAAGCGTGATTGGAGCATTGCTGAAACCAGAAATTCGCTCATTCGATCTGGACGAGCAGGTTGAGGCTCTGGATTGGCTCAAGGGTGAGCGTGCGACATCAAGCCGCGATTCCGAACTGATCGAATAG
- a CDS encoding DUF2093 domain-containing protein, with protein MLMSTSDKAAKLYYGPASFRVLRPGQHVLCSVTGEVIPLEELRYWSAEHQEAYATPEIATRRLLEQE; from the coding sequence ATGTTGATGTCGACCAGCGATAAAGCCGCCAAACTCTATTACGGACCCGCCAGCTTCCGCGTGCTGCGCCCGGGTCAGCATGTGCTGTGCTCCGTGACCGGTGAAGTCATCCCGCTCGAGGAACTCCGCTATTGGAGCGCCGAGCATCAGGAGGCTTACGCCACGCCTGAAATTGCAACGCGCCGCCTGCTCGAACAAGAATGA
- a CDS encoding KTSC domain-containing protein — translation MLLASFSSTAISHARYDPPSGGLHIVFTSGRGYDFCGVPQWVWQGLCSASSTGTYYNDVIRDNYQC, via the coding sequence ATGCTGTTGGCGTCTTTCAGTTCGACAGCAATCTCGCACGCGAGATATGACCCACCCTCAGGGGGGCTCCACATCGTGTTTACGAGTGGGCGTGGATATGATTTCTGCGGTGTCCCTCAGTGGGTTTGGCAGGGCCTTTGCTCTGCCTCATCGACCGGTACTTATTACAATGATGTAATCCGAGATAACTATCAGTGCTGA
- the nadC gene encoding carboxylating nicotinate-nucleotide diphosphorylase: MTFILPGFDLDTFVRSTLDEDLGVGLEGGGKDVTSESVIPADARFSGVMDSREAIVVAGLPLAEAFFRHLDPDVSIETLAHDGDKVTPGADLMRLKGNARAMLTAERSALNIVQHLSGIATMANEYVTAMRAPGGNPSCTLLDTRKTLPGLRVLEKYATRMGGAQNHRMGLYDAAMIKDNHVAVAGSVGEAVRRARDAGVSHIICEVDRLDQIEPALEAGAHHLLLDNMSPEVLAEAVSMVAGRVPTEASGGINLDTIAAKAASGVDYCSVGRLTQSAPAADVGLDFTPL, from the coding sequence ATGACCTTCATCCTACCCGGTTTCGACCTCGACACCTTCGTTCGCTCCACGCTCGATGAAGACCTCGGCGTTGGGCTCGAAGGCGGCGGTAAAGACGTCACCAGCGAAAGCGTTATCCCCGCCGATGCGCGCTTTTCGGGGGTGATGGACAGCCGCGAGGCGATTGTGGTCGCGGGACTGCCGCTGGCCGAGGCGTTCTTCCGTCACCTCGACCCCGATGTGTCGATTGAGACGCTCGCGCATGACGGCGACAAGGTCACGCCTGGCGCTGATCTGATGCGGCTCAAGGGCAATGCCCGTGCGATGCTGACGGCGGAGCGGAGCGCTCTCAATATTGTTCAGCACCTCTCAGGTATTGCGACGATGGCAAACGAATACGTCACCGCCATGCGCGCACCCGGAGGCAATCCTTCCTGCACCCTGCTCGACACCCGCAAGACCTTGCCCGGTCTGCGCGTGCTTGAGAAATATGCGACCCGGATGGGCGGCGCGCAGAACCACCGGATGGGCCTGTATGATGCGGCGATGATCAAGGACAACCACGTCGCGGTCGCAGGCAGCGTCGGCGAAGCGGTACGCCGCGCACGCGATGCCGGGGTGTCGCACATCATCTGCGAAGTCGACCGGCTGGACCAGATCGAACCCGCGCTGGAAGCAGGCGCACATCACCTGTTGCTGGACAATATGTCCCCCGAGGTGCTCGCCGAAGCAGTGAGCATGGTAGCTGGCCGGGTCCCAACCGAAGCCAGCGGGGGGATCAATCTGGATACGATCGCAGCAAAGGCCGCGAGCGGGGTCGATTACTGCTCTGTCGGGCGACTGACCCAAAGCGCGCCCGCCGCCGATGTGGGCCTCGACTTCACGCCGCTATGA
- a CDS encoding ribonuclease T, with product MHGSIERRPTLRFSTSLFAILLALIIPATANAQAYQCRMPQISSVPQVTPNSSRRELPVTGYTMALSWSPAFCRTRQDSRSHKTQCSGENGRFGFVVHGLWPESSGSWPQWCSTRGVLSPAEIRRNMCMMPSARLIARQWAKHGSCMVKRPDTYFKVTRILWKSLRIPDYDRISREDGLTAGRIRKAFADANRGWSPSQIGVKLNRDGWLEEIRLCYAKNFRPKRCDAKRFGARDGVRAKIWRGL from the coding sequence ATGCATGGTTCAATAGAGAGGAGGCCGACGCTGCGCTTTTCAACTAGCCTGTTCGCGATCCTGTTAGCGCTGATCATACCGGCCACCGCCAATGCGCAGGCGTATCAATGCCGCATGCCGCAGATATCCAGCGTGCCGCAGGTCACTCCCAACTCGTCAAGGCGCGAGCTGCCTGTGACCGGCTACACAATGGCGCTGAGCTGGTCGCCCGCCTTTTGCCGCACACGGCAGGATAGCCGCTCACACAAAACGCAGTGCTCAGGCGAGAATGGGCGGTTCGGCTTTGTCGTCCATGGACTGTGGCCGGAAAGTTCGGGCAGCTGGCCGCAATGGTGCTCGACCCGGGGCGTGCTCAGCCCGGCTGAGATCCGCCGCAACATGTGCATGATGCCCTCTGCACGCCTGATCGCACGGCAATGGGCTAAGCATGGCAGCTGCATGGTCAAACGGCCCGACACCTATTTCAAGGTCACGCGCATCCTTTGGAAATCGCTCCGCATCCCCGATTACGACCGGATCAGCCGCGAGGATGGCCTGACCGCAGGCCGCATCCGCAAGGCCTTCGCTGATGCCAATCGCGGCTGGAGTCCGAGTCAGATCGGCGTGAAGTTAAACCGGGACGGCTGGTTGGAAGAAATCCGCCTCTGCTACGCGAAGAACTTCAGGCCCAAGCGCTGCGATGCGAAGCGGTTTGGCGCCCGCGACGGTGTGCGGGCGAAGATTTGGCGGGGGCTTTGA
- the rpmB gene encoding 50S ribosomal protein L28 — translation MSRICELTGKGRQVGHNVSHANNKTKRVFLPNLQNVTLLSEKLDRGFKFRVSTHGLRSVEHNGGLDNWLLKTSDDKLSARALKVKRELVKATSAA, via the coding sequence ATGTCGCGGATTTGCGAACTGACCGGCAAAGGTCGCCAGGTCGGCCACAATGTGAGCCACGCCAACAACAAGACCAAGCGCGTCTTCCTGCCCAACCTGCAGAACGTCACGCTGCTGAGCGAGAAGCTGGATCGCGGCTTCAAGTTCCGCGTTTCGACCCACGGTCTGCGCTCGGTTGAGCACAATGGCGGGCTCGACAACTGGCTGCTGAAGACCAGCGACGACAAGCTGTCGGCGCGCGCGCTCAAAGTGAAGCGTGAATTGGTCAAGGCCACCAGCGCCGCGTAA
- a CDS encoding NAD(P)/FAD-dependent oxidoreductase — translation MTEAKLETWDAIVIGSGIGGMTTAAALSKVGHKILLLEQHATLGGLTHSFSRGGFTWDVGVHYLSSMAPGDAMRNRLDWLCDTPIEFVSLGSVYDILHIGSAEPLALTRPYEAQERDLKDRFPDEGEAIEAWTRALRDGLQAMHKIFPTRAMPELAGDMLDWWNRDAIRRWCSRTTKEVIDDLTDNPELAAVMAAQWGDHGGRPSTASFAMHALIGGAYLESGAWYPVGGSAAYADHIIPTITKNGGEARAGVRVEELLLEDGVAVGVRTDGGEDIRAKAVVSDIGARETIDLLLPEDAGPKDWKAEIRALPSSIAHYTLFLGFQGDIEAAGATKANHWIYPTGDVDVVWDDAPDGPPPHMTVSFGSLKNPEHDPGPEEKHMGQLLVWADWEAVAQWAGQPAGSRGDDYANFKRRVEDTMMAMFERHFPELAQLVVYRELATPLSTVAFTGHRKGAFYGLDVTPERVMCDALRAKTPIPGLFLTGQDVASQGIPGALMGGYLSAANVDPKVFPKFKG, via the coding sequence ATGACCGAGGCGAAACTCGAGACTTGGGACGCGATCGTCATCGGCTCAGGCATAGGCGGCATGACCACAGCCGCCGCACTCTCCAAAGTGGGTCACAAGATCCTGCTGCTTGAACAGCACGCGACGCTCGGAGGCCTGACGCACAGCTTCTCGCGCGGCGGTTTCACATGGGATGTCGGCGTGCACTACCTCAGTTCGATGGCTCCGGGCGATGCGATGCGCAATCGTCTGGATTGGCTATGCGATACGCCGATCGAATTTGTTTCGCTCGGCTCGGTCTACGACATTCTTCACATCGGATCGGCGGAGCCATTGGCGCTGACGCGGCCTTACGAAGCGCAGGAACGCGACCTCAAGGACCGGTTCCCCGATGAAGGCGAAGCGATCGAGGCGTGGACACGGGCGTTGCGTGATGGGCTGCAAGCCATGCACAAGATCTTTCCAACCCGAGCGATGCCCGAGCTTGCCGGCGACATGCTCGACTGGTGGAACCGCGATGCGATCCGCAGATGGTGCAGCCGCACAACCAAGGAAGTGATCGACGATCTCACCGATAATCCCGAACTCGCTGCGGTGATGGCCGCGCAATGGGGCGATCATGGCGGGCGACCGAGCACAGCAAGCTTTGCGATGCACGCCCTGATCGGCGGTGCCTATCTGGAATCGGGTGCGTGGTACCCGGTCGGCGGCAGCGCTGCCTATGCGGATCATATCATCCCGACCATTACCAAGAATGGCGGCGAAGCGCGCGCTGGAGTGCGTGTCGAGGAATTGCTGCTCGAAGATGGCGTAGCGGTCGGGGTGAGGACCGACGGCGGAGAAGATATCCGGGCCAAGGCGGTTGTGTCCGACATCGGCGCGCGTGAGACGATTGATCTCCTTCTGCCCGAAGATGCCGGTCCCAAAGATTGGAAGGCCGAAATCCGCGCGCTGCCCTCAAGCATAGCGCACTACACGCTGTTCCTGGGTTTTCAGGGCGACATCGAAGCGGCTGGTGCAACCAAAGCGAACCATTGGATCTATCCAACCGGCGATGTCGACGTCGTGTGGGACGATGCGCCGGACGGCCCGCCGCCGCACATGACCGTCTCATTCGGCTCGCTTAAGAACCCAGAGCACGACCCAGGCCCAGAAGAGAAACACATGGGGCAATTGCTCGTCTGGGCCGATTGGGAAGCGGTCGCGCAATGGGCGGGCCAACCGGCAGGATCACGCGGTGATGACTATGCCAACTTCAAGCGCCGCGTCGAAGACACGATGATGGCGATGTTCGAGCGTCACTTCCCCGAACTCGCCCAGCTTGTTGTGTACCGCGAGCTGGCTACACCGCTATCGACGGTGGCGTTCACCGGGCACCGGAAAGGCGCGTTCTATGGCCTCGACGTAACGCCCGAGCGCGTCATGTGCGACGCTCTGCGCGCTAAAACCCCCATTCCCGGCCTGTTCCTGACCGGTCAGGATGTTGCCAGCCAAGGCATACCGGGCGCGCTGATGGGTGGATATCTGAGTGCGGCCAATGTGGATCCCAAAGTCTTCCCGAAATTCAAGGGATGA
- a CDS encoding nucleoside deaminase, with protein sequence MQTALEAARKAAEAGEVPVGAVVVKGDEVLAVAANATRSPPDPTGHAEIRAMRTAAEALGDERLTGCDLYVTLEPCAMCAGAISHARIARLYYAASDPKGGAVEHGARVFEHKQCLHSPEVYSGMGEIEAAELLRGFFRQRR encoded by the coding sequence ATGCAGACTGCACTTGAAGCTGCACGTAAGGCTGCTGAAGCTGGGGAAGTGCCCGTGGGTGCGGTTGTTGTGAAGGGCGACGAAGTGCTGGCCGTGGCGGCCAACGCCACGCGATCCCCGCCAGATCCGACCGGCCATGCAGAAATCCGCGCCATGCGGACGGCGGCGGAGGCACTGGGCGACGAACGCCTGACCGGCTGCGATCTCTATGTCACGCTGGAACCGTGCGCGATGTGCGCCGGAGCGATCAGCCACGCAAGGATCGCGCGGCTCTATTACGCGGCGAGTGACCCAAAAGGCGGCGCGGTCGAGCACGGAGCGCGGGTGTTCGAACACAAGCAATGCTTACATAGTCCCGAAGTCTATTCGGGCATGGGCGAGATTGAAGCGGCGGAGCTGCTGCGCGGGTTTTTCAGACAGCGGCGATAG